The Neurospora crassa OR74A linkage group IV, whole genome shotgun sequence genome has a segment encoding these proteins:
- a CDS encoding topisomerase II associated protein — translation MSFFNFDQSRHNTAAPGFSQAHDPFASLANRDEEAEEIDFEDTYDGLGDQLDETDDAFNDDTFGGDTGEPGPVGKDFDFFGHTAKVANVIEEENVRFNRQQPAAKAPQPVAQPSAYTPIAGPSYNYFAQAPVRPARTGYEKYHEQPIEDLQVDAALWGVAPKKQPPPPAQPAVPSAPSGGRKMLSLEEVEAQMRAQAKAATPSPAPQHQPHQIPHEQAYLYQHQAQNQPQAHFQAGVVEPLYHQPQGHPMTILQRPHSKPPTPAQPSSQPPAIQQHQQPAVPQQPTQILQNPNRLSGDAAKIGLPVHPTPPSGPQSAHQGHRQQGSLPRQPPMILHPAQLAQLSEEEKAAYLEQEAKRAKRNHKIFQMSRDNGIMTPQDKNFITRIQLQQLVAATGNPNEHGTDESLAEDFYYQVHSQIQAGHRQHPSQPLNQFAQTYLFQTGSRQGGMRRHNRGPENHMQRMEQQVQRAVEAAKNKPKNKQLVIEGSLGKISFSNAKTPKPLLNIKRNDSASDVKKAPHPVNGRDKKDELRALELVYTTLMKMEDHERNMPMAPAEDDQEALAKVFAWSNEGQALNEQLWKALRVQDHDQPGRIHPFMALLSYSKGKKAIPRIFRHTNHEQRITIFTRIVVNLDQLDVVREAQVTTDDIQFNAAMRENIELFSAAIVTTLFTFMNELGLDLVAAILGLVCTRNVDVIAKSRIGASMLTMILSRAELIKHNGGGSEQDWRSWDMTYTQFFNILEPTLPYIFPGSIATDQDTYVWQLLAAIGIGASPDQQQRLVIAVKDRVMDTVSLAKTLPPALAADRLQNVNLFMRSIGLDVELLQ, via the exons ATGTCTTTCTTCAACTTCGACCAGTCTCGCCATAATACCGCCGCTCCCGGCTTCTCCCAGGCTCACGATCCCTTTGCCAGCCTAGCCAACCGGGACGAGGAAGCCGAAGAGATCGACTTCGAGGACACTTATGACGGCTTGGGTGACCAGCTGGATGAGACCGACGATGCCTTCAATGATGATACTTTTGGCGGCGATACTGGCGAGCCGGGTCCTGTAGGCAAAGACTTTGACTTCTTTGGCCACACCGCCAAGGTCGCGAACGTCATTGAAGAGGAAAATGTTCGTTTCAACCGCCAACAACCAGCTGCCAAGGCTCCCCAGCCTGTCGCGCAGCCATCGGCCTATACGCCCATCGCCGGACCCTCGTACAACTATTTCGCGCAGGCTCCAGTTAGACCTGCCAGGACCGGCTACGAAAAATACCACGAGCAGCCGATCGAGGATCTTCAGGTTGACGCTGCTCTCTGGGGTGTCGCACCCAAGAAgcaaccgccgccgcctgctcAACCTGCCGTCCCTAGCGCGCCGTCTGGGGGCCGCAAGATGCTGAGtcttgaggaggttgaggctcAGATGCGCGCCCAGGCTAAGGCGGCCACCCCATCTCCCGCTCCTCAGCATCAGCCCCATCAAATTCCACATGAACAGGCTTACCTCTACCAGCACCAAGCTCAGAACCAGCCGCAGGCTCACTTCCAAGCCGGTGTCGTTGAACCTCTGTACCATCAACCGCAGGGACATCCCATGACAATTCTTCAGCGGCCTCACTCGAAGCCTCCTACGCCAGCCCAGCCCTCTTCCCAACCGCCCGCTATTCAACAGCATCAGCAACCCGCTGTTCCTCAGCAGCCTACTCAGATCCTGCAGAACCCCAACCGTCTTTCAGGCGACGCGGCTAAGATCGGGCTGCCTGTTCACCCTACGCCTCCGTCCGGTCCTCAGTCCGCTCACCAGGGCCACAGGCAACAAGGCTCTCTTCCGCGACAGCCCCCTATGATTCTTCATCCTGCCCAGCTGGCTCAGCTctcggaggaggaaaaggctgCGTATCTTGAACAGGAAGCTAAGCGCGCCAAGCGCAACCACAAGATCTTCCAAATGTCTCGCGACAATGGTATCATGACGCCACAGGACAAGAATTTCATCACCCGGATCCAGCTTCAGCAGCTTGTCGCAGCCACTGGAAATCCCAATGAACACGGCACAGACGAGTCACTCGCCGAGGACTTTTACTATCAAGTCCATAGTCAGATCCAGGCTGGCCATCGCCAGCACCCCAGCCAGCCTCTGAACCAGTTCGCTCAGACTTATCTGTTTCAGACAGGAAGCCGTCAAGGAGGTATGCGCCGCCATAACAGGGGTCCTGAAAACCATATGCAGAGGATGGAACAACAGGTCCAGCGTGCTGTTGAGGCGGCCAAGAACAAGCCCAAGAATAAGCAGCTTGTTATTGAAGGTAGCTTGGGCAAGATTTCCTTCAGCAACGCCAAGACCCCGAAGCCGCTTCTCAACATCAAGCGTAACGACAGCGCCAGCGATGTGAAGAAGGCACCGCATCCTGTTAATGGCCGGGACAAGAAGGACGAACTGAGGGCCCTCGAGCTGGTATACACTACACTTATGAAGATGGAAGACCACGAACGCAACATGCCTATGGCGCCTGCCGAGGACGATCAAGAAGCTCTTGCCAAGGTCTTTGCATGGAGTAACGAGGGACAGGCGTTGAATGAGCAGCTTTGGAAGGCTCTGAGGGTGCAGGATCACGACCAGCCAGGCCGCATCCACCCCTTCATGGCCCTTCTCAGTTACAGTAAGGGCAAGAAAGCCATACCGCGCATCTTCCGTCACACGAACCACGAGCAAAGAATTACCATTTTCACACGCATTGTCGTGAATCTCGACCAACTCGACGTTGTCCGAGAAGCTCAGGTTACAACTGATGACATCCAGTTCAACGCCGCTATGCGTGAAAACATTGAGCTGTTCTCGGCTGCTATAGTAACCACGCTGTTCACGTTTATGAACGAACTCGGCCTCGATCTTGTTGCCGCCATCCTTGGTCTTGTGTGCACGCGCAACGTGGACGTCATCGCCAAGAGCAGAATTGGCGCGTCGATGCTTACCATGATTCTCAGTCGGGCGGAGCTTATCAAGCACAATGGCGGAGGCAGTGAACAGGATTGGCGTTCTTG GGACATGACCTACACTCAGTTCTTCAACATCCTCGAGCCCACTCTTCCGTACATTTTCCCCGGTAGCATTGCCACCGATCAGGATACCTACGTCTGGCAGCTTCTCGCCGCTATCGGTATCGGTGCCAGCCCTGACCAGCAGCAAAGACTTGTCATTGCTGTCAAGGATCGTGTCATGGACACCGTCAGCCTCGCCAAGACGTTGCCTCCAGCACTCGCAGCCGACCGTCTGCAGAACGTCAACCTCTTCATGCGGTCGATCGGCCTCGACGTTGAGCTGCTCCAGTAA
- a CDS encoding alpha-1,2 mannosyltransferase KTR1, which produces MAAGSARYVRYILLAFFVIAVLYFISTPSSVVTPLKDNFGKFQQSTGNSKPSTGSTTGSTAGSTTGGTTEVAHDEKTPAKSNGADYDPAQYPLAMTPNDPGWNDLSGVKGGPRMNATFVTLARNGDVWEIAKSIRSVEDRFNRRYNYDWVFLNDKPFDETFKKVTSSLVSGKTYYGEIPTEHWSFPPHIDQEKAKKVREDMRQRKIIYGDSISYRHMCRFESGFFFRQPLMMNYDYYWRVEPSVEFHCDIHYDPFRFMHENNKKYSFVLSLYEYFETIPTLWDSVTKFIKNHPEHIAEGNSMAFLSDDGGKTYNKCHFWSNFEIGSLNWLRSKAYTDYFESLDQDGGFFYERWGDAPVHSIAAGLMLKKEEIHFFNDIAYYHVPFTHCPTGEQFRLDRKCHCNPKENFDWKGYSCTSRYYELNGLPKPEGWQDQSD; this is translated from the exons ATGGCGGCGGGCAGCGCACGCTACGTGCGCTACATCCTCCTTGCCTTTTTT GTTATCGCCGTTCTTTACTTCATCTCTACGCCGTCATCCGTCGTGACCCCCCTAAAAGATAACTTTGGCAAATTCCAACAATCCACCGGAAACTCGAAGCCATCGACTGGAAGTACTACCGGAAGCACTGCCGGAAGTACCACCGGAGGCACCACCGAAGTCGCCCACGATGAAAAGACACCCGCTAAGAGCAATGGCGCCGACTACGATCCTGCCCAGTACCCGTTGGCCATGACTCCGAATGACCCGGGCTGGAACGACTTGTCTGGGGTTAAGGGCGGCCCTCGCATGAACGCGACCTTTGTCACCTTGGCTCGCAACGGCGATGTGTGGGAAATTGCAAAGTCGATCCGCTCGGTCGAGGACCGCTTCAACCGCCGCTACAACTACGACTGGGTCTTCCTCAACGACAAGCCATTTGACGAAACCTTCAAGAAGGTTACCTCCTCGCTTGTGTCCGGCAAGACGTACTATGGCGAGATTCCGACCGAGCACTGGTCGTTCCCGCCTCACATTGACCAGGAGAAGGCCAAAAAGGTTCGCGAGGACATGAGACAGCGCAAGATCATTTACGGTGACAGTATCAGCTACCGCCACATGTGCCGCTTTGAGtccggcttcttcttccgccaGCCCCTCATGATGAACTACGACTACTACTGGCGCGTTGAGCCGAGCGTCGAGTTCCACTGCGACATCCACTACGATCCTTTCCGCTTCATGCACGAGAATAACAAGAAGTACAGCTTCGTGCTCAGCCTTTACGAGTACTTCGAGACTATCCCGACCCTCTGGGACAGCGTTACCAAGTTCATCAAGAACCACCCCGAGCACATTGCTGAGGGCAACTCCATGGCTTTCCTCAGTGACGATGGTGGCAAGACCTACAACAAGTGCCACTTT TGGTCCAACTTTGAGATTGGTAGCCTCAACTGGCTTCGCTCCAAGGCCTACACCGACTACTTCGAGTCTCTGGATCAGGATGGTGGTTTCTTCTATGAGCGCTGGGGCGATGCCCCGGTCCACTCTATTGCCGCCGGCTtgatgttgaagaaggaggaaatccACTTCTTCAACGACATTGCCTACTACCACGTTCCCTTCACTCACTGCCCCACCGGAGAGCAGTTCCGTCTCGACCGCAAGTGCCACTGCAACCCCAAGGAGAACTTTGACTGGAAGGGGTATTCTT GCACTTCGAGGTACTACGAGCTTAATGGTCTTCCGAAGCCAGAAGGCTGGCAAGATCAGTCGGATTAG
- a CDS encoding putative mitochondrial 37S ribosomal protein MRPS12: MATTFLRNLFSQAQPSLLRRPLMPSSSSILPAAARLFSSTPAQNATLNQVMRGCRKPQRARHAVSPALSSIKSPALKGVCVKVGITRPKKPNSGERKTARVRLSTGKVITAYIPGEGHNISQHSVVLVRGGRAQDCPGVRYHLVRGALDLAGVATRMSSRSKYGTKKPKKASVG; encoded by the exons ATGGCGACGACTTTCTTGCGGAACTTGTTTTCGCAGGCGCAGCCGTCGCTGCTACGACGGCCGCTGATGCCatcgtcctcttccatccttcctgctgctgcgcgGTTGTTCTCCAGCACTCCGGCGCAGAATGCCACTCTTAACCAGGTCATGAGG GGTTGCCGTAAGCCCCAACGTGCTCGCCACGCCGTCTCCCCCGCCCTGTCCTCCATCAAGTCTCCCGCGCTCAAGGGTGTATGTGTCAAAGTCGGCATCACGCGTCCCAAGAAGCCCAATTCGGGCGAACGCAAGACTGCCCGTGTCCGTCTTTCCACGGGTAAGGTCATCACGGCCTATATCCCCGGCGAGGGCCACAACATTTCGCAGCACAGCGTCGTGCTCGTGCGTGGCGGCAGAGCCCAGGATTGCCCTGGTGTGAGGTATCATCTTGTTAGAGGTGCTTTGGATTTG GCCGGTGTTGCTACTCGTATGTCTAGTCGTAGCAAGTACGGTACcaagaagcccaagaaggCCTCTGTTGGTTAA
- a CDS encoding acyl-CoA dehydrogenase — protein MKSFTRVLRPAVRRAQAVSAPRLSRTPVVQCARTLSTTSPRRDITDLPPTPITHFSEVETAMAETVQKFANDVILPKVRDMDEAEAMDPAIVEQLFEQGIMGVEIPEEYGGAGMNFTAAIVCIEELARIDPSVSVMVDVHNTLVNTAVIRWGSEALKKKYLPKLATNTVGSFCLSEPVSGSDAFALATRAVETENGYKINGSKMWITNSMEADFFIVFANVDPSKGYRGITAFIVEKGMKGFSIAKKEKKLGIKASSTCVLNFDDVEVPKENILGKVGEGYKYAIGILNEGRIGIGAQMTGLALGAWENAVKYVWNDRKQFGQLVGEFQGMQHQIAQSYTEIAAARALVYNAARKKEAGEDFVMDAAMAKLYASQVAGRVSGLAVEWMGGMGFVREGLAEKFFRDSKIGAIYEGTSNIQLNTIAKTLQKQYTA, from the exons ATGAAGTCGTTCACTAGGGTTTTGCGTCCCGCCGTCCGCAGGGCTCAGGCAGTTTCCGCTCCCAGACTCTCCAGAACTCCCGTCGTCCAATG CGCTCGCACTCtttccaccacctcccctcGCCGGGACATAACCGATCTGCCGCCAACCCCCATTACCCACTTCTCCGAGGTTGAGACCGCCATGGCTGAGACTGTCCAGAAGTTCGCCAACGATGTCATTCTTCCCAAGGTCCGCGATATGGATGAGGCCGAGGCTATGGACCCCGCCATTGTCGAGCAGCTTTTCGAGCAGGGTATTATGGGTGTCGAGATTCCCGAGGAGTACGGCGGTGCCGGCATGAACTTCACCGCCGCCATTGTTTGTATTGAGGAGCTCGCCCGCATCGACCCCTCGGTATCCGTCATGGTTGACGTCCACAACACCCTTGTCAATACCGCCGTCATTCGCTGGGGTAGCGAGGCgctcaagaagaagtacCTCCCCAAGCTGGCTACCAACACCGTCGGTTCCTTCTGCTTGTCCGAGCCCGTCTCCGGCTCTGATGCTTTCGCCCTCGCCACACGCGCCGTCGAGACCGAAAACGGCTACAAGATCAACGGCAGCAAGATGTGGATTACCAACAGTATGGAGGCCGACTTCTTTATTGTCTTCGCCAATGTCGACCCCAGCAAGGGCTACCGCGGTATTACCGCCTTCATCGTCGAGAAGGGCATGAAGGGCTTCAGCatcgccaagaaggagaagaagctcgGCATCAAGGCCTCCAGCACGTGTGTGCTCAACTTTGACGACGTCGAGGTCCCCAAGGAGAACATTCTCGGCAAGGTCGGCGAGGGCTACAAGTACGCCATTGGCATCCTCAACGAGGGCCGCATCGGTATCGGCGCCCAGATGACCGGTCTCGCGCTCGGTGCGTGGGAGAACGCGGTCAAGTACGTGTGGAACGACCGCAAGCAGTTCGGCCAGCTCGTCGGCGAGTTCCAGGGCATGCAGCACCAGATCGCCCAGTCCTACACCGAGATCGCCGCCGCGCGCGCGCTCGTCTACAATGCCGCCCGCAAGAAGGAGGCCGGCGAGGATTTCGTCATGGATGCCGCTATGGCCAAGCTCTACGCTTCCCAGGTTGCCGGCCGCGTCTCCGGTCTCGCTGTCGAGTGGATGGGTGGCATGGGCTTCGTCCGTGAGGGTCTTGCTGAAAAGTTCTTCCGTGACAGCAAGATCGGTGCCATTTACGAGGGTACCAGCAACATCCAGCTTAACACTATTGCCAAGACTCTCCAGAAGCAGTACACTGCTTAA